One genomic window of Methanomassiliicoccales archaeon includes the following:
- a CDS encoding cobalamin-binding protein has protein sequence MDESQKKSIYDTVVNGKAKEAVQLGTDLYDAGVKSTEIGIVLIEAMNFVGHQYRERVIALPQLILATHSFKKILEPYVKDTVAESGKVVMGVVQNDIHDIGKNLVVGMLQVYGFQVKDLGKDVPLDKFIEAAKEIGADIVGAGTLLTATMPELQLIREKMEAAGLRPDVKYMVGGAPITTTFAKKIGAEGYASDAILAVKTAQTLKKGETSYLASKEDRAA, from the coding sequence ATGGATGAATCTCAGAAGAAGAGTATCTACGATACAGTAGTCAACGGTAAGGCCAAGGAGGCTGTTCAGTTGGGAACGGATCTCTATGATGCAGGAGTGAAGAGCACCGAGATCGGGATAGTCCTTATCGAGGCCATGAACTTCGTGGGTCACCAGTACAGGGAAAGGGTTATTGCCCTTCCTCAACTGATATTGGCCACCCATTCGTTCAAGAAGATTCTCGAACCATATGTGAAGGACACAGTGGCCGAATCCGGAAAGGTAGTAATGGGCGTAGTTCAGAACGACATTCACGATATTGGAAAGAATCTCGTAGTGGGAATGCTGCAGGTATATGGTTTCCAGGTCAAGGACCTCGGAAAGGACGTCCCCCTCGACAAGTTCATCGAGGCCGCGAAGGAGATCGGAGCGGACATAGTGGGTGCAGGTACCCTCCTCACCGCAACCATGCCAGAACTGCAGCTGATCCGCGAGAAGATGGAAGCAGCGGGCCTCAGGCCCGACGTGAAGTACATGGTTGGAGGGGCTCCAATAACCACCACCTTCGCCAAGAAGATCGGTGCAGAGGGCTATGCAAGTGACGCCATCTTGGCCGTCAAGACCGCCCAGACCCTCAAGAAAGGAGAGA